The Rhodopirellula halodulae sequence GAATAGTGCGGGCACACCGGTTCCTCCTCCACCCGTGCCGCCACCTCCTGCCAATCCAAACGCAGCCACGCAGCCAGTTCCAACGGCACAGCCTACTTCGCCGCAACCGTCTGCCACGCCTCCGCCACCACCCCCGCGGTCGACGTTGCCTCCGGTCAATCCACCCTCGTCCGCGAAGCCGGGGCCTCGGTCTGGCCAGGCGAAACCCGAACCGTCCAAACCGTCTGCCGGTCGTCCACCTCAACAGGCTGCCTCGCGAAAAGTCACACCGTCAACTGCAACGCCGCCCAACGTCACGCCAGCGAACAATACGCCAGGAATGAACGGTGCAGTGACTACTGCATCAGCGACCGCGGCTTCCTCGACACCTCGGTCACGTTGGCGAACCGAGATTTCGGACGAAAGCAAACCACCGTCCGAATCGGGTGATGAAGAAGGCGAGTTGGAACCAGTCAAACGATCCGTGCCGGCATGGCTGGTGAGCATGGTGTTTCACTTGGTCGTGCTGTTGGTGCTGGCACTGCTGACCACTCCCGTTGGTGAAGGCCTGGGCAGCATGGTGCTGGAGTTTGGTGAGGCCACCGAATCGGAGAACTTCGAACTCGACAATCTCAGCATCGAGACATCGGAATCGATGTTGGAATCCACCAATGACCTCGAAAGCGAAACGGTCGTGGACACGGATATCCAATCGCTCATGGAAACGATGGAGGTGCCGACGGAAACGCTCGAGATGGTGCCGTTGGAATTGGGTGCCGGTCCTGCCAGCGAAATCGTTCAGCCGATGTTCAATGGCCGAAGCGGTCCAATGAAAAGTGCTTTGCTGGCGGCTTACGGCGGTAACGAAGAAACGGTCACCGCCGTCGAACGCGGATTGCGTTGGCTGGTCAAGAATCAAGAACGATCAGGTTCGTGGAGCATGGCAGGCCCCTACTCCGACGGAGCTCCATTTTCCGAAAACCGTTGTGCCGCGACCGCTATGGCGATGCTCGCTTTCCAAGGCGACGGCAATACACATCTGAGCGGCCCGTACTCGGAAAATGTCGAGAATGGATTGCGAACGCTACTGCGTGGCCAACGCAAAGACGGCTTTTTGGCAACTCAAGTTCGCGGTGACGATCAACAAGCTTACGGGCACGCTCAAGCAACGATCGCTCTCTGCGAGCTGTACGGAATGACGGAGGACTCGGCACTACGTGGCCCGGCTCAGGCCGCCGTTGACTACTGCGTCAACGCCCAATCATCTGCGGGTGGATGGCGATACCGACCGCGTCAAGACTCCGATCTCTCGGTCACCGGTTGGTACGTGATGGCGCTGACCAGTGCCCACTCGGCTGGTTTGGAAGTTCCCTCGTCAACGCTCCGGATGGCGGATACCTACTTGGATTCCGTCCAATCGTACGATGGCTCGGCTTACGCTTACATGCGCAATCAAGGCGCCAGCTATCCGATGACGGCGGAAGGTTTACTCTGTCGCCAGTACTTAGGATGGCCGCGAGACCAGGAAGGCATGCGGGTTGGTTTGAGCGACCTGGTCGACAGCGCGATGCTGGATCCAAACAATCCCAACGTTTACTACTGGTATTACGCCACCCAGGCGTTGCATCACTACGGCGGTGAACCTTGGAGAAAATGGAACTCCGTCATGCGAAAGGAAATTCCGCGATTGCAATTGCGGAGAGGTGCCGAAGCCGGAAGCTGGTCCCCACAAGCGGATGAATGGGGACGCCGAGCGGGCCGCCTCTACACGACTTGCCTGTCGATCTACTGCTTGGAGGTCTACTACCGCCACATGCCGCTGTACGACCACAAAATCAACTGACTCGATGATCGGGTCGGTCCCGTTCCAGCGGACGATTGAATCCAAACCACCCGTCAGGGGACTTGGTTTGCCGTTTCGAGTGTTCGCGTGCATTGTCTAGGATGGCAGTCTCGTTTCGATTCAGGACATTCCTCCGAGAGCGATTGAGTGACCGCCTCCGTCTCCCCGCCGCGTGGTGCTGCATCTCCGGGCGCCACATCACCTGGTGCTGCGTCATCAGTTACGGCCCCAGCCGGTGCGGCATCTCCTGAGGTCGCAGCCATTGCCGTGGATCGATTGAAGAAATCGTATTGGCGTGGGGGCAAGGAACAGGCGGCGCTGAGAGGAATTTCGTTTGAGCTTCGGCGAGGCGAGCGTCTGGCCTACTTGGGGCCTAACGGCGCTGGCAAGACAACCATGATTCGCTGCCTGTCAGGGCGAGCCAAACCAGATTCGGGCAGCATCCAATTGCTCGGAGAACCGATCGACGCGACGTCCGTCCGAGACTCGTTGGGTTTGGTTCCGCAAGAAATCGCGAT is a genomic window containing:
- a CDS encoding prenyltransferase/squalene oxidase repeat-containing protein, giving the protein MTTASATAASSTPRSRWRTEISDESKPPSESGDEEGELEPVKRSVPAWLVSMVFHLVVLLVLALLTTPVGEGLGSMVLEFGEATESENFELDNLSIETSESMLESTNDLESETVVDTDIQSLMETMEVPTETLEMVPLELGAGPASEIVQPMFNGRSGPMKSALLAAYGGNEETVTAVERGLRWLVKNQERSGSWSMAGPYSDGAPFSENRCAATAMAMLAFQGDGNTHLSGPYSENVENGLRTLLRGQRKDGFLATQVRGDDQQAYGHAQATIALCELYGMTEDSALRGPAQAAVDYCVNAQSSAGGWRYRPRQDSDLSVTGWYVMALTSAHSAGLEVPSSTLRMADTYLDSVQSYDGSAYAYMRNQGASYPMTAEGLLCRQYLGWPRDQEGMRVGLSDLVDSAMLDPNNPNVYYWYYATQALHHYGGEPWRKWNSVMRKEIPRLQLRRGAEAGSWSPQADEWGRRAGRLYTTCLSIYCLEVYYRHMPLYDHKIN